CCTCTGAAAAACATTGATAAAATTTATGTTTTCTCTTTCTTATCCTTGTATAAAAGTCCTCTTGTTGTCTACTTTTTCACACAAGGGAGACATAGTTGGTATTATAGATATCAAGGGGATCCAAAATGGACTGAAAAGGGCCTATCCAAGGGTCCAACTGAGATGGGTTTTGTTAAATCATCGCTAGAGAAATACTCTATACCTGATATGGATGTCGATGTCTATAAGGGTGAAGCGAAATATAGGGGCACGGGAACAATTTTGTATTTGGAGCTCAAAGAGGTTTATGTGGGAACAAAGATTCACAAACGGTCATTTATGGTCAAGGGATTATATGGTGGCTTTAATCTCAAGGATCTTTGTCATGCTGGAGAAAAGCTAAATGGaatatcctccaaaaaatcaCTGATTGGATTCTCTGTTTATTATTCTGATCTTGACAAGGGAGAATGCTTTCCACTTGCAATTTCTCTCtgtgaaaaggatgaagtttgtgaatattttaaaaggGAGGATTATTCTACACCCTGTGAAAAATGGGTAAAATGTACTAAAGTTACGAATGAAAATCAACTATGTGATGAAATCAAAGTTCTCTGTGAGAATTTGAAGAATTTTGCTATTATTCAGACAAATGTAGATGATGAAGGCTATCCCTTCAATGTAGATTATAGCACTGCGGATGACCTTGAAATTGCTGTATCCACGTACAATCAGGATGAGAATAAGGTATATGATAAATTTACTCACCACATGAAAAACGGAACGCTGCTAAACATTTTAACGACAAAACATAATGGCAACTATATTAAATTCAAATCACATTTTTTGCCAATAAAATGTATGGAGGCTTCCGTCTATTTTTGGTCTCGGGATAAAGGTCATAAAAATCCTCTGATTCTGGAGCTAAAATCATCTCAAAGCTCTATTTCTCCCTATTTTGTCTACGATAAAGATTGTTGgaagaatgtaaaattaATTAGCGGTGGTGTGAGGGGGATTTTGGATAAACAAAATTGCCTAGTGAATCATGCACATATTGTAGACATTTCAGAAAAGATTACGGGGTCGTATCCATGTCCATCTGGTTGTAACAAAggttttataaatgttataaCGAGCGATTTTAGGGGGTATTCGGTATCAAAACACTATTCATCTTCTGGTTTACTTTCCATAACCCAGACAAGGTATGATTATAAGGATCAGATTGGACTACCAACTCTCT
This region of Theileria equi strain WA chromosome 1, complete sequence genomic DNA includes:
- a CDS encoding hypothetical protein (encoded by transcript BEWA_028730A); this translates as MDGVIVHLSQTPANSFPVFGSINLYSYNEPGRKVVIKVETNPYGIKGFTRCEHYSEGGHCIERIIGLKGNYSGFQDKVDGIFSVSIYYWSSDSQFHNPLVIQLDHDTNKCYSNEGRGKWVYNALTGGTSDIVELLDKENCRWNKAHVLDFSEHKSPSYKCFVCKSDVFSITMTDYKNEYLTTCYISISAQNSVSKFREGSVDQSGLPPLKNIDKIYVFSFLSLYKSPLVVYFFTQGRHSWYYRYQGDPKWTEKGLSKGPTEMGFVKSSLEKYSIPDMDVDVYKGEAKYRGTGTILYLELKEVYVGTKIHKRSFMVKGLYGGFNLKDLCHAGEKLNGISSKKSLIGFSVYYSDLDKGECFPLAISLCEKDEVCEYFKREDYSTPCEKWVKCTKVTNENQLCDEIKVLCENLKNFAIIQTNVDDEGYPFNVDYSTADDLEIAVSTYNQDENKVYDKFTHHMKNGTLLNILTTKHNGNYIKFKSHFLPIKCMEASVYFWSRDKGHKNPLILELKSSQSSISPYFVYDKDCWKNVKLISGGVRGILDKQNCLVNHAHIVDISEKITGSYPCPSGCNKGFINVITSDFRGYSVSKHYSSSGLLSITQTRYDYKDQIGLPTLLGVECIYVFHYPEGTANASLLYIPSGKGSWYKRKSGDVWELEPDLDHRFVNYPAKILYKLQELSRTLAHKSESVGPRASSESTSENASITMAAVIGVMVGCFIGLEIMTMIKTPRSSFVVKIIDNIRGYRW